One genomic window of Pecten maximus chromosome 3, xPecMax1.1, whole genome shotgun sequence includes the following:
- the LOC117324682 gene encoding NAD(P)H dehydrogenase [quinone] 1-like, producing the protein MEDTGTNRGTAVEDKGATKTVLIVFAHGDRTSFNGKLLDVAIQVLEGQGHTVLVSDLYSQNFDPVARKGDVSGNDEDILPDVRSEMTKLESADLVIFQFPMYWSSAPAIMKGWFDRVLQDRFAFNFVTNQILDNGLMSGKKALMSITTGGTGEMLSDHGVSGDINVLLWPIQYGTLRTCGFHVLPPQLSYGMPFIDESTRTDYLSQWRERLQNIWTEVPLSFLTCSDYDPATFTLTKDFCDKTKQSERAPSVGHHMGKPLPQ; encoded by the exons ATGGAAGATACAGGAACAAATAGAG GTACAGCGGTTGAGGATAAGGGAGCTACTAAGACGGTATTGATAGTCTTTGCTCATGGAGACAGGACCTCGTTTAATGGAAAACTTCTGGATGTGGCAATTCAGGTCCTggagggtcaaggtcacacggTACTCGTTTCGGACCTGTATTCACAAAACTTTGACCCGGTAGCTAGAAAGGGTGATGTTTCAG GAAATGACGAAGATATCTTACCAGATGTCCGATCTGAAATGACTAAACTGGAGTCTGCCGATTTGGTGATATTCCAGTTTCCGATGTACTGGAGCTCCGCTCCCGCAATTATGAAGGGATGGTTTGATCGCGTCCTGCAAGACCGCTTTGCTTTTAATTTTGTGACAAATCAGATTTTGGACAATGGACTGATGTCG GGGAAGAAGGCGCTGATGTCGATAACAACTGGAGGTACTGGAGAAATGTTGTCTGACCACGGAGTGTCCGGAGACATAAACGTCCTCCTTTGGCCGATACAG TACGGTACATTACGAACCTGCGGTTTCCACGTTCTTCCACCTCAACTTTCATACGGGATGCCTTTCATTGACGAATCGACCAGAACAGACTACCTTTCTCAATGGCGGGAAAGATTGCAGAACATTTGGACGGAGGTCCCACTATCCTTCCTGACATGCTCTGACTATGACCCGGCCACCTTTACTTTAACAAAAGACTTTTGTGATAAAACCAAACAATCAGAACGGGCGCCTTCTGTAGGACATCACATGGGCAAACCCCTGCCACAGTGA
- the LOC117324681 gene encoding cyclic nucleotide-binding domain-containing protein 2-like gives MEHECETETEEQEEYTAIYTVSRRTHTRTRGKCSRTKSGKNEQSQAKKNLNVFLEGHLPPVIFSPRNQSEPPKTSSGKTDITKENWRNLDIFPIAQKKVFLGECSDQEDLNECPVSESVLTVLKTVRIWKLKKTGKRGYDKFRRTAEFVQFARKICTCRPNRTLSQEESILFFLNTSSKRRPDTPNSPDPRVLFDVTPFKALGQKNFVNTVRNCLGIPPEWRSNDDITAMTLMLRKFSKFCSYPKHVQQGLCQQGWYSRFDKASILAREGSRADFYYLVLSGVAISRCLDYKEDPAAKRSQFVEFHRQGDVIGEKEILTSSERPMTIVCKEPVEVIGLDKEEFLRLFQSTAAPQCISFLNTIPELSGFPFQLLQTYHFSCSVHHYRRGAVIVKDSNESEWIYVIKSGSCQVYESVTRRARERTAVIGPNKALKSSLEGGLPEIDKSIHLVSDACSVSSVEMLGPRKSKSKLANSSLARQKTVLPTINTVNINGSQISPESTPRRCTTSRHGSPRADIRSPRTDVRESSAKGHTYYVKVDIITERECFGLQSLLYKQLPSLSLVSNGAECILLSKQFFRDHMDDDLKRRLVYRVPPYPSNSHVRDAVEDKLHWDIYKHQVLHDAMSK, from the exons ATGGAACATGAGTGTGAGACAGAGACGGAAGAACAGGAGGAATACACGGCGATATACACTGTGTCTAGACGGACACACACGCGTACGAGAGGCAAATGTAGTCGAACGAAAAGTGGAAAGAATGAGCAATCACAAGCAAAGAAgaatttaaatgtgtttttagaAGGACATTTACCTCCCGTCATATTCTCTCCGCGGAACCAATCAGAACCTCCAAAGACGTCCTCAGGAAAAACTGACATAACGAAAGAAAATTGGCGGAACTTAGACATTTTCCCGATTGCTCAGAAGAAAGTGTTTCTGGGGGAGTGTTCTGACCAGGAGGATTTAAATGAGTGTCCAGTGTCCGAAAGTGTCCTGACCGTCCTCAAAACCGTCCGTATATGGAAGCTGAAGAAGACTGGTAAGCGG GGGTATGACAAATTCCGACGTACGGCAGAGTTCGTCCAGTTCGCCAGAAAGATATGTACATG TCGGCCAAATAGAACCCTGAGTCAGGAAGAAAGCATATTATTTTTCCTAAACACCAGTTCCAAACGTCGTCCGGACACGCCCAACTCGCCCGACCCCCGGGTATTGTTTGACGTCACTCCATTCAAAGCTCTAGGTCAA aaaaatttCGTCAACACTGTAAGGAACTGTCTCGGAATCCCACCAGAGTGGCGATcaaatgatgacatcacagcG ATGACTCTCATGTTAAGAAAATTCAGCAAATTTTGCAGTTATCCAAAACACGTACAACAAGGATTGTGTCAGCAGGGCTGGTACTCAAG ATTCGACAAGGCCTCGATATTAGCCAGGGAGGGAAGTCGAGCTGATTTCTACTACCTCGTCTTGTCCGGAGTCG CCATTTCCCGTTGTCTCGACTATAAAGAAGACCCCGCAGCAAAGAGATCTCAGTTTGTCGAGTTCCACAGACAAGGGGACGTGATTGGG GAGAAGGAAATACTGACCAGTTCGGAGCGACCAATGACCATTGTGTGTAAGGAGCCTGTGGAGGTGATTGGTCTCGATAAGGAA gAGTTTCTGAGATTATTTCAGTCCACCGCTGCACCACAATGTATCAGTTTCttaaa TACTATACCCGAACTGTCCGGATTCCCGTTTCAACTCCTACAGACATACCACTTCTCTTGTTCCGTACATCACTACAG GAGAGGCGCCGTCATTGTGAAGGACAGTAACGAATCAGAATGGATCTACGTTATCAAATCG GGTTCCTGTCAGGTGTACGAGTCTGTGACACGACGAGCACGTGAAAGAACAGCAGTGATAGGACCAAATAAAGCACTAAAGTCTTCCCTGGAGGGTGGCCTTCCCGAGATTGACAAATCTATACATCTAG TTTCAGATGCTTGTTCGGTCTCATCAGTGGAGATGTTAGGACCCCGGAAATCCAAG TCCAAACTAGCCAATAGTTCCTTAGCCCGCCAAAAGACAGTACTGCCTACCATCAACACTG TCAACATCAACGGATCTCAGATATCTCCTGAATCG ACACCAAGAAGATGTACTACATCTCGCCATGGGAGTCCACGGGCGGACATCCGCAGCCCTCGGACAGACGTTCGGGAGTCCTCTGCTAAAGGGCATACTTATTACGTCAAAGTGGACATCATCACAGAACGGGAATGTTTC GGATTACAGTCGCTACTTTATAAACAGTTGCCATCTTTGAGTTTG GTCAGCAATGGTGCCGAATGTATTTTGCTATCCAAACAGTTTTTTCGGGACCATATGGATGATGACTTAAAACGACGACTTGTGTACAGA GTACCCCCGTATCCAAGCAACTCGCACGTGAGGGACGCCGTGGAGGATAAGTTACATTgggatatatataaacaccagGTGCTACACGACGCTATGTCTAAATGA